The Aestuariibaculum lutulentum genome segment TTATACATTAACAGAGGAAAATGGCATAACAACTCTTGAGGTTGGCATGGATTCGGCCGAAGAATATCAATCGTATTTTGAAAAAACATTTCCTAAGGCACTTCAAATAGTAAAAGAATTGTCTGAGAATCTATAGTTAGTCTGTTCAGTAATCTTTTAAAATCTTAAAAACTCTGTTAATAAATTTTAGTTTCATATTGTATTACAAAAAGCTTTATATTATCTTTGCTTCATATTTTTTAAAGACACTTAACAATTATGTTCGATTTTGACCAATATTTAGGATTTTTAGCTTTTTTAACCATCTTAACCATAGGGTTTTGGTTAATGATTTTCTTAATGACCTTTGTTATTCCTTACTGGATTGGAGGTGCTTTAATTGAAAGAATAAAAGAAATTAGAGAAGAGAAAAAAGCTAAGCGTCAAAACGCCTAACATTTTTTTGATAATATATTAACAAAAAAAGGGAAGCTAAATTTAGCTTCCCTTTTTTTGTTTGAGGAGGTTTCATAATTAGAAACCTCCCATATCGTCATCGCCACCACCAAATCCGGTGTTAGGACGTTCACGTTTCTTTTGTTGGTTGAATCTGTAGATCAATGATAAGTTTACCTGACGTTGTCTCCATTGGTGTTCGCTGTAGGTTTCAATGCCTTCTGTGGATCTTGTTGAACGGCGTTTTCTAGAGTTTAATAAATCTTGTGCATTTAATGAAATCGTTGCATTGTTTTTAAAGATGTCTTTACTAAAAGCTAAGTCTATAGAGAACATACCTTCGGTTTCGCCTTGAGCATTTGCGCTTGGTCCCATATAATGCATATTAGTTTGCCAATCTATATTTGATGGTAAGCTTACTTTACTACTAAAACGTGCAAACCAACTGGTATTTTTCGTTCCGTAATCTATTCCGTTAAATTCACCTTCTTTTTCAAACTGGAAAAAGTTAAAGCTGGAATTAATTCTCAACCATTTTTCAGGATTATACATGATGCCAACTTCTCCACCTGTTC includes the following:
- a CDS encoding ATP synthase subunit B family protein; protein product: MFDFDQYLGFLAFLTILTIGFWLMIFLMTFVIPYWIGGALIERIKEIREEKKAKRQNA